In the genome of Verrucomicrobiota bacterium, the window GAATCCCTGGACAATAATTGCGCCAGAAAACTCTGCCCTGTCATTTGATCGGGCGCATCGATATCGGTCAGGTCGAGCAGGGTAGGGGCAAGATCGGGAAAAGTTATGAAATCGGATACGACACGTTTAGGTACGATCTTGCCTTTCCACATGGCGACGAATGGTACGCGATAACCTTCGTCGTAAATTTGCCCTTTAACGCGCGGGAATGGCATACCGTGATCGGAGGTTGCAATGATAAGTGTGTTTTCAAGCTGGCCACGTTCTTCGAGTAGTTTAACAGCAGCTCCAATTTGTTTGTCATACCATTCTACCTCGATGGCGTAGTCTGCCAGATCACCACGGATCGTATCATTGTCGGGGAAAAAATCCTGAACTTCTACCTCGTCCAGATTGCGTCCGTCCTTTTTCCATGAATCTTTTTCGTAACCCCGGTGCGGTTCTTTCGCTCCAAGCCAAAAGCAAAAAGGTTTTGCAGAATCCCAGGCTTCCAGGAAGTCGTTGAAATTAGCGGGGTAATCGATCTTGTTGATACCGGTGTAGGGAACGTCTCGCGTCCGTTTATTATAAGCGTGCCCAGCGGGGTTGTCGTTTTGGGCTTTGTTTGCATTTACATCGGTTTTTTTCCAAGTGCCAGGTCCCCAGCCCTTACCGGTGAAACCCATGAAATAGCCGTTCTCCTCGAGTATCCAGGGGTAGAACACCCATTTGTCGGATAAGATGGGATTGTGGTTGCAGGCTTCTTCCAATTGCCAGGAATAACGGCCGGTTAACAAGCACGCCCGCGCCGGAGCACACTTCGGATTATTGTTATAGGCGTTGGTGAATAGCACTCCTTCCTCGGCCAGTCGATCGAAGTTAGGGGTTTCGACATACTTGGCACCGTAAGCCCCAAAACTGTTTCGAGAGGCATCGTCGGCAATGATAAAGAGAATATTGGGTCGCGCGGCGGAGGATAAAAACGGAGCCACGCAGAGAGCCAGGCAAAGTAAAGAGTGAGACTTGGGAAATTTCATAGCGTTTACAAGAAGTGGGTTTCCAATATCAAGGGAGCGTAGATTAAGCTTGGGATTACGATTGAGATCAAGGATGAGTTTTGGACCGGATCCGTTTTAGGATGGGTATTAATTTACCTGCTCGTTATTGGACGCACGGGACGCTAGAATTTCCTCAT includes:
- a CDS encoding sulfatase; amino-acid sequence: MKFPKSHSLLCLALCVAPFLSSAARPNILFIIADDASRNSFGAYGAKYVETPNFDRLAEEGVLFTNAYNNNPKCAPARACLLTGRYSWQLEEACNHNPILSDKWVFYPWILEENGYFMGFTGKGWGPGTWKKTDVNANKAQNDNPAGHAYNKRTRDVPYTGINKIDYPANFNDFLEAWDSAKPFCFWLGAKEPHRGYEKDSWKKDGRNLDEVEVQDFFPDNDTIRGDLADYAIEVEWYDKQIGAAVKLLEERGQLENTLIIATSDHGMPFPRVKGQIYDEGYRVPFVAMWKGKIVPKRVVSDFITFPDLAPTLLDLTDIDAPDQMTGQSFLAQLLSRDSGRIDETRNHTLLGKERHDVGRVDNGLRSVTYPVRAIRNDSFLYSRNLLPHRWPAGNPEYGYKNTDGSPTKSFLTELDPSDPDYNYFEMAFGKRPFEELYDVLNDPDCVNNLADNPSYAKIKNRLWKQLETELIAQADPRILGEGEIFDYYPNSKWEGNRKLYNDPDWNPVKIFEEKYGK